From Cellulophaga lytica DSM 7489, a single genomic window includes:
- a CDS encoding SDR family NAD(P)-dependent oxidoreductase, producing the protein MVQNKIVLVTGGSRGLGKNMAISLAKKGLDVILTYKSSKTSALAVVKEIEVLGNKAAALQLNVDDSKKFDSFFMSLNATLKDVFNADKLDFLVNNAGIGINESLKNTTEDQFNEMVNIHFKAPFFLTQKILPYLNNEGGIVNVSTGLTRFTLPGYAAYAASKGAVEILSLYLAKELGENKIRVNTVAPGAIETDFGGGAVRDNKDLNDFIGSQTALGRVGIASDIGSVVAFLCTDDAKWINAQRIEVSGGQMI; encoded by the coding sequence ATGGTACAAAATAAAATTGTTTTGGTAACAGGTGGCAGCCGTGGTCTAGGTAAAAATATGGCTATAAGTTTGGCTAAAAAAGGGTTAGATGTTATTTTAACTTATAAGAGCAGTAAAACTAGTGCACTAGCTGTTGTTAAAGAAATAGAGGTATTAGGAAATAAAGCAGCTGCGTTACAATTAAATGTGGATGACAGCAAAAAATTTGATTCTTTTTTTATGAGTTTAAATGCTACATTAAAAGATGTTTTTAATGCAGATAAATTAGACTTTTTAGTTAATAATGCTGGTATTGGTATTAATGAGTCTTTAAAAAATACAACAGAAGACCAATTTAATGAAATGGTTAATATTCATTTTAAAGCACCTTTTTTTCTTACTCAAAAAATATTACCTTATTTAAATAATGAAGGCGGAATAGTAAATGTTTCAACCGGCTTAACTAGGTTTACTTTACCTGGTTATGCAGCTTATGCAGCATCAAAAGGAGCGGTGGAAATATTGTCATTATATTTAGCAAAAGAGTTAGGAGAAAATAAAATAAGAGTGAATACAGTAGCTCCAGGTGCTATTGAAACCGATTTTGGTGGCGGAGCCGTAAGAGACAATAAGGATTTAAATGATTTTATTGGTTCGCAAACGGCTTTAGGAAGAGTAGGAATTGCTAGTGATATAGGTAGTGTTGTTGCGTTTTTGTGTACAGATGATGCAAAATGGATTAATGCTCAACGTATAGAAGTGTCTGGTGGACAAATGATATAA
- a CDS encoding LacI family DNA-binding transcriptional regulator has translation MIHTRPTLSQISKALDLSISTISKSLSDSPEISISTKQKVQEFARKCNYRPNSFAASLRRGYTKNIGLIIPSVLNPFYAKVLVGIEKHLDENGYKLFTSISNESAEKESHYLRFLGSGYVDGVIICVSKETAITNKYQHINTLIAEGTPLVLFDRISNLKKCDSVIIDDYKASFKATEHLIINKKCKKPIMVSLIHQLEHGKLRANGFIDALKKHNIPTKNSIITAATIEELSSKIKLALQKNKADGIYGANDLALEQAMTIGNRLQTNKIAYTGFCNNSKTGWNTALKIINQNAEKMGKEAAKLVLERIKTTNNKEFYTRTITAEFV, from the coding sequence ATGATACACACAAGACCAACATTATCACAAATATCTAAAGCCTTAGACTTATCTATTTCTACCATATCTAAGTCTTTATCTGATAGTCCAGAAATAAGCATTAGTACCAAACAAAAGGTACAAGAATTTGCACGTAAATGTAACTACAGACCTAATAGCTTTGCTGCAAGTTTAAGAAGAGGATATACCAAAAATATTGGTTTAATTATACCAAGTGTACTAAACCCATTTTATGCAAAAGTTTTGGTTGGTATAGAAAAGCATTTAGATGAAAATGGCTATAAGCTTTTTACTAGCATTAGTAACGAGTCTGCAGAAAAAGAATCTCATTACTTACGTTTTTTAGGTAGTGGTTATGTAGATGGTGTAATTATATGTGTTTCTAAAGAAACAGCAATAACTAATAAATACCAACATATAAATACCCTTATTGCAGAGGGCACACCGCTTGTTTTATTTGACAGAATTAGTAATTTAAAAAAATGTGATAGCGTTATTATTGATGATTACAAAGCTTCATTTAAAGCTACAGAGCACCTAATTATAAATAAAAAGTGTAAAAAACCAATAATGGTTTCTTTAATACACCAATTAGAACATGGTAAATTAAGGGCTAATGGTTTTATAGACGCACTAAAAAAACACAATATACCTACAAAAAATAGCATTATTACTGCTGCTACAATTGAAGAATTATCCAGTAAAATAAAACTTGCTTTACAAAAAAATAAAGCAGACGGAATTTATGGTGCTAATGATTTGGCTTTAGAACAAGCAATGACTATTGGTAATAGGTTACAAACCAATAAAATTGCATATACTGGCTTTTGTAACAATTCTAAAACCGGATGGAATACTGCCTTAAAAATTATAAATCAGAATGCAGAAAAAATGGGTAAAGAAGCTGCTAAATTGGTGCTAGAGCGTATTAAAACAACAAATAATAAAGAATTTTATACTAGAACAATTACAGCAGAATTTGTGTAA
- the galE gene encoding UDP-glucose 4-epimerase GalE codes for MMKEKIIVTGGCGYIGSHTVIELLKSNFEVVILDDLSNSTEKTIDRISQITGKTPTFIHIDLKEELQTNKVFAAHKNAFAVIHFAAHKAVGESVTEPLMYYKNNFYSLINTLHAQTKNNINNFIFSSSATVYGLPKTLPITEKNKTKRPFSPYGNTKKVAEEILEDLTKASVNFNAISLRYFNPIGAHESGLIGELPTGIPNNLMPYVTQTAAGIREKLMVYGNDYPTKDGTPIRDYIHVVDLAIAHVLAVKRLVKNKQEKQFECFNLGTGVGYSVLDIIKTFETVTNSKLNYEFTSRRDGDVPKLYAETKLAAKKLEWTPTRELSEMISSSWKWEQNVRKEQA; via the coding sequence ATGATGAAAGAAAAGATAATAGTTACTGGAGGCTGTGGATATATAGGCTCTCACACAGTTATTGAGCTGCTAAAAAGTAATTTTGAAGTTGTAATTTTAGATGATTTATCTAATTCTACCGAAAAAACAATTGATAGAATATCACAAATTACTGGCAAAACACCAACTTTTATACATATAGATTTAAAAGAAGAACTACAAACAAATAAAGTATTTGCCGCGCATAAAAATGCATTTGCAGTTATACATTTTGCAGCACATAAAGCAGTAGGAGAATCTGTAACAGAACCTCTAATGTATTATAAAAACAACTTTTATTCGCTTATAAACACATTACATGCACAAACTAAAAACAATATAAATAATTTTATATTTTCTTCATCTGCTACTGTTTATGGTTTACCTAAAACACTGCCAATTACAGAAAAAAATAAAACAAAACGTCCGTTTTCTCCATACGGAAACACAAAAAAAGTAGCCGAGGAAATTTTAGAAGACCTTACTAAAGCAAGCGTAAATTTTAATGCAATATCCTTACGCTATTTTAACCCTATAGGCGCTCATGAGTCTGGCTTAATTGGCGAATTACCAACAGGTATACCAAATAACCTTATGCCCTATGTTACGCAAACAGCTGCTGGTATTAGAGAAAAATTAATGGTTTACGGTAATGACTACCCTACAAAAGATGGCACGCCTATTAGAGACTATATACATGTAGTTGATTTGGCAATAGCCCATGTATTAGCAGTTAAGAGGCTTGTAAAAAATAAACAGGAAAAACAGTTTGAGTGTTTTAATTTAGGTACTGGTGTTGGATACTCTGTGTTAGATATTATTAAAACCTTTGAAACAGTAACAAACTCTAAACTAAATTATGAGTTTACAAGCAGAAGAGATGGTGATGTACCTAAATTATATGCAGAAACAAAATTAGCTGCCAAAAAATTAGAGTGGACACCTACTAGAGAACTTAGTGAAATGATTAGTTCTTCATGGAAATGGGAACAAAACGTTAGAAAAGAACAAGCATAA
- a CDS encoding winged helix-turn-helix domain-containing protein, whose translation MSIVSVKGNSGTPKYKQIVASIEEAVLSGALKKGDKLPSINSIRDKHKLSRDTVLMAFNELKTRGIVQSIAGKGYYLNTEDVNVVQKVFLLFDELNSFKEDLYNSFLDTLGDNVQVDIFFHHFNSDIFSKLIYDNIGAYSYYVIMPANLQNIGHVVEKLPKDNVYILDQTNAELKAYPSIYQNFKKNVLNGLLESASLISKYQKMILLFSKEKQPQGILDGFNAFCATKTIAHEQISTLQNRVPVKGELYFILDDRALILLLKKIQEQQLVLGMDIGIICYNDSLLKEVVEGGITTISTNFYTMGERLAQMILSNENIQIENPNSLIVRNSL comes from the coding sequence ATGAGTATAGTTTCGGTAAAGGGTAATTCTGGCACTCCAAAGTACAAGCAAATAGTAGCATCTATAGAAGAGGCTGTGTTAAGTGGTGCTTTAAAAAAAGGAGATAAATTGCCATCTATAAATAGTATAAGAGATAAGCATAAGCTCTCTAGAGATACGGTTTTAATGGCTTTTAATGAGTTAAAAACACGTGGTATAGTGCAATCTATTGCAGGTAAAGGGTATTACTTAAACACAGAAGATGTTAATGTAGTACAAAAGGTTTTTTTATTATTTGATGAGCTTAATTCTTTTAAAGAAGATTTATACAATTCTTTTTTAGATACATTAGGAGATAATGTACAGGTAGATATCTTTTTTCATCACTTTAATTCAGATATTTTTAGCAAGCTTATATATGACAATATAGGAGCGTACTCTTACTACGTTATTATGCCTGCAAATCTCCAAAATATTGGTCATGTTGTAGAAAAACTACCTAAGGATAATGTTTATATTCTAGATCAAACTAATGCCGAGTTAAAAGCTTATCCGTCTATCTATCAAAATTTTAAAAAAAATGTTTTAAATGGTTTGTTAGAGAGTGCCTCGTTAATTTCTAAATATCAAAAAATGATATTGCTGTTTTCAAAAGAGAAACAGCCGCAAGGTATATTAGATGGCTTTAATGCATTTTGTGCCACAAAAACTATAGCTCATGAACAAATTAGCACACTGCAAAATCGTGTGCCTGTTAAGGGAGAGTTGTACTTTATTTTAGATGATAGAGCACTTATTTTACTATTAAAAAAAATACAAGAACAGCAACTTGTTTTAGGTATGGATATAGGAATTATTTGTTACAATGATAGTTTGCTTAAAGAGGTTGTAGAAGGTGGTATTACTACAATATCTACCAATTTTTACACTATGGGAGAGCGTTTGGCACAAATGATTTTATCTAATGAAAATATACAAATAGAAAACCCAAATAGTTTAATTGTTAGAAACTCACTATAA
- the galK gene encoding galactokinase has product MNKKLLKEVKNSFKHTFKTKPLMVFSPGRINLIGEHTDYNDGFVFPAAINKGIALAIQKTKKNVSTVYALNKEETYEFSLQSVAPLQNGGWRNYILGVVSEIQKREIELSNFNIVFAGNIPGGAGLSSSAALENSVVYGLNKLFKLGISKEEMILISQKAEHNYAGVKCGIMDQYASMFGVKNSALLLDCRTVKSKLYKLNFNDYKLLLINTNVKHDLSESAYNDRREVCEKVSKKLNVKALRDATIQDLNTIKADITEEDYQKALYIIEENQRVTSFSKAIKADDIQELGALLYQSHNGLSTQFKVSCKELDFLVDKTKNNSNILGARMMGGGFGGCTINLILKSEIKSFKKEIAKAFKKEFGTNCSIYNVKLSNGTQKIK; this is encoded by the coding sequence ATGAATAAAAAGTTACTAAAAGAGGTGAAAAATAGTTTTAAACATACATTTAAAACTAAACCACTTATGGTTTTTTCTCCAGGAAGAATAAATCTAATTGGTGAGCATACAGATTATAATGACGGATTTGTTTTTCCGGCAGCAATTAATAAAGGTATTGCCTTAGCCATACAAAAAACAAAAAAAAATGTATCTACAGTTTATGCTTTAAATAAAGAAGAAACCTATGAGTTTAGCTTACAAAGTGTTGCTCCTTTACAAAATGGTGGGTGGCGTAATTACATTTTGGGTGTAGTATCTGAAATACAAAAAAGAGAAATAGAGTTAAGCAATTTTAATATTGTTTTTGCAGGTAATATACCCGGTGGTGCAGGTTTATCTTCTTCTGCAGCATTAGAAAATAGTGTTGTTTATGGCTTAAATAAACTATTTAAACTTGGAATTTCTAAAGAAGAAATGATTTTAATTTCGCAAAAGGCAGAACACAATTATGCAGGTGTTAAATGCGGAATTATGGACCAGTATGCAAGTATGTTTGGTGTTAAAAATAGTGCTCTTTTGCTAGATTGTAGAACAGTAAAGTCTAAATTATATAAACTAAATTTTAATGACTATAAGCTACTTTTAATTAATACAAACGTAAAGCATGACTTGTCTGAGAGTGCTTATAATGATAGAAGAGAGGTTTGTGAAAAAGTTTCTAAAAAGTTAAATGTTAAAGCTTTAAGAGACGCTACAATACAAGATTTAAATACGATAAAAGCAGATATTACAGAAGAAGATTACCAAAAAGCGTTATACATTATAGAAGAAAACCAGCGTGTAACTTCTTTTTCAAAAGCTATTAAGGCAGATGATATACAAGAGTTAGGTGCTTTATTATACCAATCTCATAATGGTTTAAGCACACAGTTTAAAGTTAGTTGTAAGGAGTTAGATTTTTTGGTTGATAAAACTAAAAACAATTCTAATATATTAGGGGCAAGAATGATGGGTGGCGGCTTTGGAGGCTGTACTATTAACCTAATTTTAAAGTCAGAGATAAAATCATTTAAAAAAGAAATTGCTAAAGCGTTTAAAAAAGAATTTGGTACTAACTGCTCTATTTATAACGTAAAGCTATCTAACGGCACACAAAAAATAAAATAA
- a CDS encoding UDP-glucose--hexose-1-phosphate uridylyltransferase, with amino-acid sequence MNTDLQDFSHKRFNILTGEWVLVSPHRAKRPWQGQNEAVSNEVRPAYDPSCYLCAGNTRINGEVNPDYKDVFVFTNDFAALQTDSKTFSVNNGLFKAESEQGICKVICFSPDHSKSLADMAVEDINKVVTTWQKEYVELGSNDTINYVQIFENKGAVMGCSNPHPHGQIWSQSTLPNEILKKEKEQKEYYAKNKRSLLGDYLQQEIEANERIIYTNEDFIVLTPFWAVWPFEVMIVPKKQYNNISQISNTESLAFADAISVITKAYDKLFNTSFPYSSGIHQAPTNGKDNSHWHWHMSFYPPLLRSATVKKFMVGYEMFGSPQRDITAEQAASRLRYLI; translated from the coding sequence ATGAATACAGATTTACAAGATTTTTCGCATAAACGTTTTAATATATTAACAGGAGAATGGGTATTGGTTTCTCCACACAGAGCAAAAAGACCTTGGCAAGGACAAAACGAGGCTGTGTCTAATGAGGTAAGGCCTGCTTACGACCCTAGTTGTTATTTATGTGCAGGAAATACTAGAATTAACGGAGAAGTAAATCCAGATTATAAAGATGTTTTTGTGTTTACTAATGATTTTGCAGCACTACAAACAGATTCTAAAACCTTTTCTGTAAATAATGGTTTGTTTAAAGCAGAAAGTGAGCAAGGTATTTGTAAAGTAATTTGTTTTAGTCCAGACCACTCTAAGAGTTTGGCAGATATGGCTGTAGAAGACATTAATAAAGTAGTAACAACTTGGCAAAAAGAGTATGTAGAGCTTGGTAGTAATGACACTATTAATTATGTTCAAATTTTTGAAAATAAAGGAGCTGTTATGGGGTGTAGTAATCCACACCCACACGGACAAATATGGTCACAGTCTACCTTGCCTAACGAAATTTTAAAAAAAGAAAAAGAGCAAAAAGAGTACTACGCTAAAAATAAAAGAAGTCTTTTAGGAGATTATTTACAACAAGAAATAGAGGCTAATGAGCGTATAATTTATACGAATGAAGATTTTATTGTATTAACCCCATTTTGGGCTGTTTGGCCTTTTGAGGTAATGATAGTTCCCAAAAAACAATACAACAATATTAGTCAAATATCTAATACAGAATCTTTAGCTTTTGCAGATGCAATTTCTGTTATTACAAAGGCCTATGATAAGTTATTTAATACCTCTTTCCCTTATTCTAGTGGTATACACCAAGCACCAACAAACGGTAAAGATAATAGCCATTGGCATTGGCATATGAGTTTTTACCCACCATTATTACGCAGTGCAACAGTTAAAAAATTTATGGTTGGGTATGAAATGTTTGGGTCGCCACAAAGAGATATTACAGCAGAGCAAGCAGCATCTAGGTTAAGATACTTAATTTAA
- a CDS encoding chloramphenicol acetyltransferase, producing MKRTKVNLSNWERTEHYNFFSAFTEPFFGITLTIDCTIALKKAKKKETSFFLYYLYRATKAANMVENFRYRIIDDNVYLYDSINASPTIGRDNNTFGFSNIIYHKNETEFIKNAKEEIEKVKKGTTLFPTPKDSDDFNAVIHFSALPWLNFTSMSHARNYNLPDSCPKISFGKVVSINNKQQMSISIHLHHGLADGYHVSLFAEKFQELMNS from the coding sequence ATGAAAAGAACAAAAGTAAATTTAAGCAATTGGGAACGCACAGAACACTATAATTTTTTTTCTGCTTTTACTGAACCTTTTTTTGGTATTACATTAACTATAGATTGCACAATAGCATTAAAAAAAGCTAAAAAAAAAGAAACTTCATTTTTTTTATATTATTTGTACAGAGCAACAAAGGCTGCTAATATGGTTGAAAACTTTAGGTACAGAATTATTGATGATAACGTTTATTTATATGACAGCATAAATGCATCCCCCACAATAGGCAGAGATAACAATACCTTTGGTTTTTCTAACATTATATATCATAAAAACGAAACTGAATTTATTAAAAATGCTAAAGAAGAAATAGAAAAAGTTAAAAAGGGAACTACACTATTTCCTACTCCAAAAGATAGTGACGACTTTAATGCAGTAATACACTTTTCTGCCCTTCCTTGGTTAAATTTCACTAGTATGTCACACGCCAGAAACTATAACTTACCAGACAGTTGCCCAAAAATATCCTTTGGTAAAGTAGTAAGTATAAATAACAAGCAACAAATGTCTATTTCTATACACTTACACCATGGATTAGCAGACGGGTACCACGTATCTCTTTTTGCCGAAAAATTTCAAGAACTTATGAATTCTTAA
- a CDS encoding LacI family DNA-binding transcriptional regulator: MSNKKTTLKDIAVKLNISTAAVSKALRNDSRISKKTKEAVKKIAKELDYQPNNLASALRSGKSNLVGVMVPSTNSSYFSSVLQNIEEVLNSKGYNVIVTQSNESYTKECNNIDTLLFTQVDGIIASMANETVDLDFFEKIKTKGIPLILFDRGENDLNVDYIGINDYDSSHMIVDHLAQKGCKKIAHIGGFKHTRIFNNRIRGYVDALHKHNFTFIDDYVSESNLTIEDGRIQMKKLLALQNPPDAVYAASDYAALGALQVLKEENIAVPNTIALVGFGNEPFTTMVTPTITSVDQHSAEIGKIAAQTFLEYADKKTATQQLNKKILEAKLIVRESS, from the coding sequence TTGTCAAACAAAAAAACCACTCTAAAAGATATTGCTGTTAAGCTAAACATATCTACCGCTGCTGTTAGTAAGGCTTTGCGTAACGACTCTAGAATTAGTAAAAAAACCAAAGAGGCTGTAAAAAAAATAGCAAAAGAGTTGGATTATCAGCCAAATAACCTTGCTAGTGCCCTACGTAGTGGTAAAAGTAATTTGGTTGGCGTAATGGTGCCAAGTACCAATAGTTCTTATTTTTCATCGGTTTTACAAAATATAGAAGAGGTATTAAACAGCAAAGGGTATAATGTTATTGTAACACAGTCTAACGAGTCTTACACTAAAGAATGTAACAATATAGACACACTACTTTTTACGCAAGTAGATGGTATTATTGCTTCTATGGCAAATGAAACGGTGGATTTAGACTTTTTTGAAAAAATAAAAACCAAAGGCATACCTCTTATTTTGTTTGATAGAGGTGAAAACGATTTAAATGTTGATTACATTGGTATTAACGATTATGATAGTAGCCATATGATTGTTGACCATTTGGCTCAAAAAGGTTGTAAAAAAATTGCTCATATAGGCGGATTTAAACACACACGTATTTTTAACAACAGAATTAGAGGTTATGTTGATGCTCTACACAAACACAATTTTACTTTTATTGATGATTATGTAAGCGAAAGTAACCTTACTATTGAAGATGGTAGAATACAAATGAAAAAATTACTTGCCCTACAGAACCCACCAGATGCTGTATATGCTGCTAGTGATTATGCTGCTCTTGGTGCTTTGCAAGTTTTAAAAGAAGAAAATATAGCGGTGCCTAATACTATTGCGCTTGTTGGTTTTGGTAACGAACCCTTTACCACAATGGTTACACCTACCATAACAAGTGTAGACCAACATAGTGCAGAAATTGGTAAAATTGCTGCACAAACCTTTTTAGAATATGCAGACAAAAAAACAGCTACACAGCAATTAAACAAAAAGATATTAGAGGCTAAACTTATTGTTAGAGAATCTTCTTAA
- a CDS encoding sugar kinase, which produces MSKVVTFGEIMLRLSTQRHLRFSQANNFTATYGGGEFNVAVSIANYGLEAEFVTRLPDNDLGHTALMEIKKRNVQAKNIAFGGDRLGVYFLETGAGTRGSKVVYDRANSAMATITPGTINWEEVFKDATVFHWSGVTPAVSQTAADVCLEAVKVASKMGVFITSDLNYRAKLWQYGKEPKDIMPELLSYSNVILGDLDTAFFMSGLAEEKPDYQNKASLPSLYNKLFTLYPNLEKVATTLRYSISASHQQIGGILYDNGELYSAAIKDVTPVVDRVGSGDAFMGGLIYGLLNKEYNAQQAVDFAVAACCLKHTIAGDINLVTADEVEKLMSGDASGKVAR; this is translated from the coding sequence ATGAGTAAAGTTGTCACCTTTGGAGAAATTATGTTGCGTTTGTCTACACAAAGACATTTGCGCTTTTCGCAAGCAAATAACTTTACGGCTACGTATGGTGGTGGCGAGTTTAATGTTGCAGTATCTATTGCAAATTATGGTTTAGAGGCCGAGTTTGTTACACGTTTACCAGATAATGATTTGGGTCATACAGCCCTAATGGAAATAAAAAAACGTAATGTACAAGCTAAAAATATTGCTTTTGGAGGTGATAGGTTAGGTGTATATTTTTTAGAAACCGGTGCAGGTACTAGAGGTAGTAAGGTGGTGTATGACAGAGCTAATAGTGCAATGGCAACCATTACACCAGGTACTATAAATTGGGAAGAAGTTTTTAAAGACGCCACCGTTTTTCATTGGAGTGGTGTAACACCAGCAGTATCACAAACAGCAGCAGATGTATGTTTAGAGGCCGTAAAAGTAGCCAGTAAGATGGGTGTTTTTATAACATCGGATCTAAATTACAGAGCAAAATTGTGGCAATATGGCAAAGAACCTAAAGATATTATGCCAGAGTTATTATCTTATAGCAATGTAATTTTGGGCGACTTAGATACCGCATTTTTTATGTCGGGCTTGGCAGAAGAAAAACCAGATTACCAAAATAAAGCGTCCTTACCAAGCTTGTATAATAAATTGTTTACATTGTATCCTAATTTAGAAAAAGTAGCTACAACATTACGCTACTCTATAAGCGCATCTCACCAACAGATTGGAGGTATTTTGTATGATAATGGCGAGCTGTACAGCGCAGCAATAAAAGATGTTACGCCAGTTGTAGATAGGGTAGGTAGCGGAGATGCTTTTATGGGAGGTTTAATTTATGGCTTACTAAATAAAGAATATAACGCACAACAAGCAGTAGATTTTGCAGTAGCAGCCTGTTGTTTAAAGCATACCATAGCCGGAGACATTAATTTGGTAACGGCAGATGAGGTAGAAAAACTAATGAGTGGCGATGCCTCTGGTAAAGTAGCACGCTAA
- a CDS encoding bifunctional 4-hydroxy-2-oxoglutarate aldolase/2-dehydro-3-deoxy-phosphogluconate aldolase has product MAQYSRIEVFNTMNETGLVPLFYHSDVDLAKNILKACYNGGARLMEFTARGDFAFEVFSELNKYAIKELPGMVLGVGSVTDAAAASLYMQMGANFIVTPSFREDIAIACNRRKVMWSPGCGSLKEINTAEELGCEVVKLFPGATYGAGFVKAIKGPQPWTNVMPTGGVTTEEDNLTAWFNAGVTCVGIGSKLISKDVIANKDYKGLEATVKQTIAVIKKLKKK; this is encoded by the coding sequence ATGGCACAATATAGCAGAATAGAAGTTTTTAATACAATGAATGAAACCGGTTTGGTACCCTTGTTTTACCATTCTGATGTAGATTTAGCAAAAAACATTTTAAAAGCTTGTTACAATGGAGGCGCACGCTTAATGGAATTTACCGCACGTGGAGATTTTGCTTTTGAAGTCTTTTCTGAGCTAAATAAATATGCCATAAAAGAATTACCGGGTATGGTATTAGGTGTTGGTTCTGTTACAGATGCTGCAGCAGCCTCTTTGTATATGCAAATGGGAGCCAATTTTATTGTAACACCATCTTTTAGAGAAGACATTGCCATAGCCTGTAACAGACGCAAAGTAATGTGGTCTCCTGGATGTGGTTCTTTAAAAGAAATAAACACAGCAGAAGAGTTGGGTTGTGAGGTAGTAAAGCTATTTCCTGGCGCAACCTACGGAGCAGGTTTTGTAAAAGCCATAAAAGGCCCACAACCGTGGACAAACGTAATGCCAACAGGCGGTGTAACTACAGAAGAAGACAATTTAACAGCTTGGTTTAATGCAGGTGTTACTTGTGTTGGTATAGGCTCTAAATTAATTAGTAAAGATGTTATAGCTAATAAAGATTATAAAGGCTTAGAGGCTACCGTAAAACAAACTATAGCAGTAATTAAAAAGCTAAAGAAAAAATAA